A part of Gramella sp. MAR_2010_147 genomic DNA contains:
- a CDS encoding 50S ribosomal protein L25/general stress protein Ctc has translation MKSITINGSKRESVGKKATKALRNAGEVPCVLYGVEGDPLHFAAEEKSFQNLVYTPDVHTVKIKLKSGESYDAILQDIQFHPVTDAILHIDFYQIFGDKPITMEIPIHTEGVARGVKNGGVLRYNLRRLKVRGLPGDLPDYIVANVTKLKIGQKLYVTGVDSKDFVIQHPDNTVICQVRTSRNLVELEDDEDEDEVAADEVPATEVDDQAAVKEGEDKE, from the coding sequence ATGAAATCAATTACGATCAACGGATCTAAAAGAGAAAGCGTAGGCAAGAAGGCAACGAAAGCTTTACGTAATGCTGGAGAGGTTCCTTGCGTATTGTACGGGGTAGAAGGTGATCCACTACACTTTGCAGCAGAGGAAAAATCATTCCAGAACTTAGTGTATACACCAGATGTACATACTGTAAAAATTAAATTGAAAAGTGGAGAGTCTTATGACGCTATCCTGCAGGATATTCAATTTCACCCTGTAACAGATGCTATTCTTCATATAGATTTCTACCAGATCTTTGGTGATAAGCCAATTACTATGGAAATCCCAATCCACACTGAAGGTGTTGCAAGAGGGGTTAAGAACGGTGGTGTATTAAGATACAACCTGCGTCGTCTTAAAGTAAGAGGATTGCCTGGAGATCTTCCAGATTATATCGTTGCGAATGTAACCAAACTTAAAATTGGTCAGAAGCTTTATGTAACTGGTGTAGATAGCAAAGATTTTGTAATTCAGCATCCAGATAACACGGTAATTTGTCAGGTAAGAACATCTCGTAACCTTGTTGAACTAGAAGATGATGAAGACGAAGATGAAGTAGCAGCAGATGAAGTGCCAGCAACTGAAGTTGACGATCAGGCAGCTGTAAAAGAAGGAGAAGATAAAGAATAA
- a CDS encoding DUF4286 family protein, whose amino-acid sequence MIIYNVTINVQEDIHDKWIKWMKEEHIPDMLATKKFTKALMTKVLVQEAMGGITYSVQYTTESKEMLEKYYTENADEMRSRSKAFEGKFVAFRTELEVITEQ is encoded by the coding sequence ATGATCATATATAACGTTACCATTAACGTTCAGGAGGATATTCATGATAAGTGGATAAAATGGATGAAAGAAGAGCATATTCCAGATATGCTGGCGACTAAAAAATTTACAAAAGCTTTAATGACGAAAGTTTTGGTGCAGGAGGCTATGGGCGGAATTACTTATTCTGTACAATATACTACAGAGAGTAAAGAGATGCTGGAGAAGTATTATACTGAAAATGCTGACGAAATGCGTTCTAGATCAAAAGCCTTTGAAGGTAAATTTGTAGCGTTTAGAACTGAACTGGAAGTGATCACCGAGCAGTAA
- the pth gene encoding aminoacyl-tRNA hydrolase, with amino-acid sequence MLSFFGRILGKTKTGENIDPMKKFLIVGLGNIGPKYENTRHNIGFRILDELAREKEVTFETQKLGDVASFKFKGRTFILLKPSTYMNLSGKAVNYWMQKEKISIENLLIVTDDLNLAFGTLRLKTKGSDGGHNGLKDIQAQLNTTKYNRFRFGISDEFSKGNQVNYVLGEWGDDEESKMPERLKTSAKLIQSFGTAGVSNTMNTFNGK; translated from the coding sequence ATGCTTTCATTCTTCGGAAGGATTTTAGGAAAAACAAAGACTGGCGAGAACATAGATCCCATGAAGAAATTTTTAATCGTTGGCCTGGGAAATATTGGTCCTAAATACGAAAATACCAGGCATAATATAGGTTTCAGGATTCTGGACGAACTGGCCCGTGAAAAGGAAGTCACTTTTGAAACTCAAAAGCTTGGCGATGTAGCAAGTTTTAAATTTAAAGGAAGAACTTTCATTTTACTGAAGCCGAGTACGTATATGAATTTAAGCGGTAAAGCCGTGAATTACTGGATGCAGAAGGAGAAGATTTCCATTGAAAACCTGCTGATTGTTACAGATGATCTAAATCTTGCCTTCGGAACCTTGAGATTGAAGACCAAAGGGAGCGATGGTGGCCATAATGGCCTAAAAGATATACAGGCACAATTAAATACCACGAAATATAATCGTTTTAGATTCGGGATCAGTGATGAATTCTCGAAAGGGAATCAGGTGAATTATGTTCTGGGGGAATGGGGCGATGATGAGGAGAGTAAAATGCCCGAGCGTCTAAAAACTTCAGCAAAATTGATACAATCTTTCGGAACCGCGGGTGTTTCCAATACAATGAATACATTTAACGGAAAATAG
- the rsmA gene encoding 16S rRNA (adenine(1518)-N(6)/adenine(1519)-N(6))-dimethyltransferase RsmA, with protein sequence MKDKHRAPQGNSSDVRAKKHLGQHFLTDENIAAKIADTLSYDNYEKVLEIGPGMGVLTKYLLEKDTEVHVIEIDTESVEYLESHYLHLRGRIHEKDFLKHDLGQIFREEQFAVIGNFPYNISTQIVFKVLQMRDQIPEFSGMFQKEVAKRICEKEGNKTYGILSVLTQAFYEAEYLFTVPPSVFNPPPKVDSGVLRLRRKENFSLDCNEKLFFRIVKTSFNQRRKTLRNSLKSLNLPDNLREDTIFGLRPEQLGFQQFIELTQKIEPYAISNN encoded by the coding sequence ATGAAAGATAAACACCGCGCTCCTCAGGGAAATTCATCTGATGTTAGAGCCAAAAAACATCTGGGACAACATTTTCTTACCGATGAGAATATCGCGGCGAAGATAGCAGATACCTTAAGCTACGATAATTACGAGAAGGTTCTGGAAATAGGCCCAGGAATGGGGGTGCTTACCAAATATCTTCTGGAAAAGGATACAGAGGTTCATGTGATCGAGATCGATACAGAGAGTGTGGAATATCTTGAAAGTCATTATTTACATTTGCGAGGTCGCATTCATGAAAAAGATTTTTTAAAGCATGACCTTGGCCAGATATTCAGAGAAGAACAATTTGCCGTAATTGGGAATTTTCCTTATAATATTTCAACGCAGATCGTTTTTAAAGTGCTTCAAATGCGGGATCAGATTCCTGAATTTTCAGGAATGTTCCAAAAAGAAGTTGCGAAACGTATCTGTGAAAAGGAGGGAAACAAAACTTACGGAATTTTAAGTGTGCTTACGCAGGCATTTTATGAAGCAGAATATCTGTTCACGGTTCCGCCTTCAGTTTTTAATCCGCCGCCAAAAGTAGATAGTGGAGTTTTGCGATTACGAAGAAAAGAAAATTTCAGTCTGGATTGCAACGAAAAATTGTTTTTCAGAATCGTTAAAACTTCCTTTAACCAGCGTAGAAAGACGTTGCGCAATAGTTTAAAAAGTCTTAATCTTCCAGATAATTTAAGGGAAGATACTATCTTTGGCCTTCGGCCGGAGCAACTCGGTTTCCAGCAGTTTATTGAGCTGACACAAAAAATTGAGCCGTATGCAATTTCAAATAACTGA
- a CDS encoding HTTM domain-containing protein produces the protein MLNRWLFKQVDNSALVVFRVLFGFLIAIEAFGAIFTGWIRRTLIEPDFTFNFIGFEFLQPLPGNGMLWYYGVMGVFGIFVMLGFKYRLSIICYGIMWSAVYLMQKSSYNNHYYLLMLLCFIMSFLPAHRWCSLDAKINPETSRVSMPRWVWVVIVLQLFIVYTYASIAKLYPDWLDGSFPALLMRSKADYWLVGEFLQQGWIRYAIAYFGLLFDLLIIPLLLWKRTRLAVFLAAIFFHLFNSFIFHIGIFPYMSLAFCIFFFPPEKINKWFLRNKKRYYDKGEIIIPSYRNFLIGAMSVWFIIQLALPLRHWFFQDDVLWTEEGHRLSWRMMLRGKSGRIAFKVVEKGTSDTIFIDKEEYLSRKQLRAIPTKPDMIWQFSQRIEEEYAKKGKKVEIYAEGKISVNGGPYKPLIDPKVDLAAEEWQHFQHHDWILPSNSE, from the coding sequence ATGCTTAACAGGTGGCTTTTTAAACAAGTCGACAATTCAGCATTGGTCGTCTTCCGGGTGCTATTTGGCTTTTTAATTGCCATCGAAGCATTTGGAGCCATCTTCACTGGTTGGATACGAAGAACACTTATAGAGCCCGATTTCACTTTTAATTTTATAGGTTTTGAATTTCTGCAGCCTTTACCCGGCAACGGAATGCTTTGGTACTATGGCGTAATGGGTGTTTTTGGAATTTTTGTGATGCTAGGTTTTAAATACAGGCTTAGTATCATTTGCTATGGGATCATGTGGTCTGCGGTATATTTAATGCAGAAATCTTCCTACAATAATCATTATTACCTGTTGATGTTATTGTGCTTTATTATGAGTTTTTTACCGGCTCACCGCTGGTGTTCATTAGATGCGAAGATAAATCCCGAAACAAGCAGGGTTTCCATGCCTCGCTGGGTTTGGGTTGTCATTGTTTTGCAGCTTTTTATCGTTTATACATATGCATCAATAGCAAAACTGTACCCAGACTGGCTTGATGGAAGTTTCCCTGCTTTGCTAATGCGATCAAAAGCAGATTACTGGCTGGTGGGAGAATTTCTTCAGCAGGGCTGGATTAGATATGCGATCGCCTATTTCGGCTTGCTTTTCGATCTGTTAATTATTCCATTACTACTCTGGAAAAGAACCAGGTTAGCGGTGTTTCTGGCTGCGATCTTTTTTCATCTTTTCAACAGTTTTATTTTCCATATTGGTATTTTCCCATATATGTCACTTGCTTTTTGCATTTTCTTTTTTCCCCCTGAAAAGATCAATAAATGGTTTCTGCGGAATAAAAAGAGGTATTACGATAAAGGAGAGATCATAATTCCTTCATACCGGAATTTTTTGATAGGTGCGATGAGTGTTTGGTTTATCATTCAGCTGGCCCTTCCTTTAAGACACTGGTTCTTTCAGGATGATGTGCTCTGGACAGAAGAAGGTCATCGTCTAAGCTGGCGTATGATGCTACGCGGAAAAAGCGGAAGAATTGCTTTTAAAGTGGTAGAAAAGGGAACCAGCGATACGATTTTTATTGATAAAGAAGAGTATCTATCACGAAAGCAATTACGGGCAATTCCCACAAAACCAGATATGATCTGGCAGTTCTCACAGCGTATTGAAGAAGAGTATGCTAAAAAAGGAAAGAAGGTCGAGATCTATGCGGAAGGAAAAATTAGCGTAAACGGTGGACCTTACAAACCACTTATTGACCCGAAAGTAGATCTTGCAGCAGAAGAATGGCAGCATTTTCAACATCATGACTGGATTCTTCCCTCAAATTCGGAGTAA
- the serS gene encoding serine--tRNA ligase produces MLQVSNIAEHKENYIKALKKRNFNAEDIFEQVLTLDETRRSTQAKLDETLATSNKMSKEIGLMFKNGEHQKANVLKEKTGKLKEESKELSEKLTSTVSDLQNLLYTIPNIPHKSVPAGKTEEDNEEIYKEGDIPVLAEGSLPHWELAKKYDIIDFELGNKVTGAGFPVYKGKGARLQRALITWFLDKAIEAGYTEYQLPLMVNEASGLGTGQLPDKEGQMYHVTEDDLYLIPTSEVPMTNMFRGRLMNEKDFPVLCTGYTPCFRREAGSYGAHVRGLNRLHQFDKVEIVRLETPENSYAALDSMVDHIKGLLKELKLPYRILRLCGGDLGFTAALTLDFEVFSTAQDRWLEISSVSNVENFQANRLKLRYKNKENQKELVHTLNGSALALPRVLAGILENYQTENGIKVPEVLVPYCGFDMID; encoded by the coding sequence ATGTTACAGGTTTCAAATATTGCAGAACATAAAGAGAACTACATTAAAGCCCTTAAAAAAAGGAACTTTAACGCAGAAGATATTTTTGAACAGGTATTAACTCTGGATGAAACCAGAAGGTCTACACAGGCAAAGCTGGATGAAACGCTGGCGACTTCTAATAAAATGTCCAAAGAGATTGGATTGATGTTTAAAAATGGAGAACACCAAAAGGCGAATGTTTTAAAAGAAAAAACCGGAAAATTAAAGGAAGAGTCTAAAGAGCTTTCAGAAAAGCTTACTTCTACGGTTTCAGATCTTCAAAACTTACTTTATACGATCCCAAATATTCCGCATAAATCTGTTCCTGCAGGAAAGACCGAGGAAGACAATGAAGAGATCTATAAAGAGGGAGATATTCCTGTTCTTGCTGAAGGTTCACTGCCTCACTGGGAACTTGCTAAAAAGTATGATATTATAGATTTTGAACTGGGAAATAAAGTCACCGGGGCAGGATTCCCTGTTTATAAAGGTAAAGGAGCGAGACTTCAACGAGCCCTGATCACATGGTTTCTGGATAAAGCTATAGAAGCAGGCTATACTGAATATCAATTACCGTTAATGGTAAATGAGGCTTCTGGTCTTGGAACAGGCCAGTTACCAGATAAAGAAGGGCAGATGTATCATGTTACTGAAGATGATCTCTATCTAATTCCCACTTCTGAAGTCCCTATGACCAATATGTTCAGAGGCAGATTAATGAATGAAAAGGATTTTCCAGTTCTATGTACCGGCTATACGCCATGTTTCAGGAGAGAGGCAGGTTCTTACGGCGCCCATGTTCGTGGATTAAACCGTTTACATCAGTTTGATAAAGTGGAGATCGTAAGACTGGAAACACCTGAAAATTCTTATGCAGCTCTGGATAGTATGGTAGACCATATTAAAGGATTGCTTAAAGAGCTAAAATTACCGTATAGAATTTTAAGACTTTGCGGCGGCGATCTTGGATTTACTGCCGCCCTGACTTTAGATTTTGAAGTATTCTCTACCGCGCAGGATCGCTGGCTGGAAATTAGTTCTGTTTCTAACGTCGAGAATTTCCAGGCGAATAGACTGAAATTGAGATATAAAAATAAAGAGAACCAAAAGGAGCTGGTTCATACTCTTAATGGAAGTGCGCTTGCACTGCCAAGAGTGCTGGCAGGAATCCTGGAAAACTATCAAACCGAAAACGGGATCAAAGTACCTGAAGTATTAGTCCCTTACTGCGGATTCGATATGATAGATTAA
- a CDS encoding tetratricopeptide repeat protein, translating into MRCFVFMALWWLAGCGLYAQSEQLAKNFFDQGEYEKALKIYQKLYEGNPANPVYFNGVVSANQQMENFEEAEKMLMERLSRSANNPSILIELGHNFELQNNEEKAKRFYDEALQAIESRPNYAYAIARGFEQYNLLDYAAKAYEWAMEKSVDRNYNLQLARIYGEQGKIEEMFSNYLDLIEDDMKFYGIANREFNRYISEDAQSEANIIFRKLLLKRLQEDPQLLYNEMLSWLFIQQKDFDKAFAQERAIFKRSENSLQGILNLAVLAREAEEFETAEEIIGYAIEESPSRTFNLQARHFLLNIKQETSGREDLAKVEEDFKSLLEEYGYSLETLDVQIDYANFIAFSLDKKEEAISLLKRSAEISPDKFNTAKVKMAMADILVVQEKFNEALIYYSQIQNLVKNDVISQNARFKVAKTSYYKGDFEWAKTQLDILKSSTSQLIANDAMELSLLISDNSLEDSTQTALKKFAHADLLTFQKKYSEAIQELDSILVYHKGEKIEDEALLSQAKLFEEEQNFEKAEKNYLEIINSFNDDILSDNAHYFLAELYANQLEDPEKAKSLYEQIIFNFADSIYFVEARKKYRMLRGDIIE; encoded by the coding sequence ATGCGCTGTTTTGTTTTTATGGCTTTATGGTGGTTAGCTGGTTGTGGACTTTATGCTCAAAGTGAACAGCTGGCAAAGAATTTTTTTGATCAGGGTGAATATGAAAAGGCACTAAAGATCTACCAGAAACTTTATGAGGGAAACCCTGCCAATCCGGTATATTTTAATGGAGTAGTTTCTGCGAACCAGCAGATGGAAAATTTTGAGGAAGCTGAAAAGATGTTAATGGAACGTCTTAGCCGCTCGGCCAACAATCCTTCCATTCTTATTGAATTAGGTCATAATTTCGAACTCCAGAACAACGAGGAAAAAGCTAAACGATTTTACGATGAAGCCTTACAGGCCATAGAGTCCAGGCCAAATTATGCCTATGCTATTGCCAGGGGTTTTGAGCAGTATAATTTATTAGATTATGCAGCGAAAGCCTATGAATGGGCCATGGAAAAAAGTGTTGATAGAAATTATAATCTTCAACTTGCACGTATTTATGGGGAACAGGGTAAAATTGAAGAGATGTTCAGCAATTACCTGGACCTTATAGAGGATGACATGAAATTCTACGGGATCGCGAACAGGGAATTTAACCGTTATATTTCTGAAGATGCACAGTCTGAAGCCAATATCATATTTAGAAAATTATTGCTGAAGCGACTGCAGGAGGATCCACAACTACTTTATAATGAAATGTTGAGCTGGTTATTTATCCAGCAAAAGGACTTTGATAAAGCCTTTGCGCAGGAGCGTGCTATTTTTAAAAGAAGCGAAAATTCTTTGCAGGGTATCCTGAATCTGGCAGTTCTGGCCAGGGAAGCCGAGGAGTTTGAAACCGCTGAAGAAATTATTGGTTATGCTATTGAAGAGTCGCCCTCCAGGACCTTCAACCTTCAGGCAAGGCATTTTCTTTTAAATATTAAGCAGGAAACAAGCGGTCGTGAAGATTTGGCAAAAGTAGAAGAAGATTTTAAATCACTTTTAGAGGAATATGGATATAGCCTGGAAACACTGGATGTTCAGATAGACTATGCCAATTTTATTGCTTTTAGTTTAGATAAAAAAGAGGAAGCAATCTCATTGCTGAAAAGATCTGCTGAGATTAGTCCGGATAAATTTAATACCGCTAAGGTGAAAATGGCGATGGCAGATATTTTGGTGGTTCAGGAAAAGTTTAACGAAGCGCTTATTTATTATTCGCAGATTCAAAACCTTGTGAAAAATGATGTCATTTCTCAGAATGCGAGGTTTAAAGTTGCAAAGACCAGTTATTATAAGGGTGATTTTGAATGGGCCAAGACTCAGCTTGATATTTTAAAATCTTCTACTTCACAGTTAATCGCGAATGATGCCATGGAACTGAGCTTGCTAATCAGTGATAACTCCCTGGAAGATTCTACACAAACTGCATTGAAGAAATTTGCCCATGCAGACCTGCTTACTTTTCAGAAAAAGTACAGTGAAGCTATACAGGAATTAGATTCAATCCTTGTATATCATAAAGGTGAAAAGATAGAAGATGAGGCATTACTGAGTCAGGCAAAATTATTCGAAGAAGAACAGAATTTTGAAAAAGCAGAAAAAAATTATCTTGAGATCATCAACTCATTTAATGATGATATACTTTCTGACAACGCTCATTATTTTCTTGCGGAATTGTATGCAAATCAACTTGAGGATCCTGAAAAGGCAAAGTCGCTTTACGAACAAATTATCTTTAACTTTGCCGATAGTATTTATTTTGTGGAAGCACGTAAAAAATACAGGATGCTTCGTGGAGACATTATAGAGTAA
- a CDS encoding Ppx/GppA phosphatase family protein: MNHSSPTKRIAAIDLGTNSFHAVIVDIYPDGSFRTIDKLKEMVILAEKGMDKHLSEDAMQRGLDALKRIKVLCDSQQVEEILAFATSAIREAKNGGDLIQRIQEEIGIKARAIPGTKEAELIGYAIRHSIALNEEMVLMVDIGGGSVEFIIGNNEEFLYHKSLKLGVARMAARFVKTDPISKEEIKILRKHYKKELNEIGKLLKEYNVKTMIGSSGTMENIGAMVAKRNSHTANMSLNELIFETSEFKSLYKDFIILDRKERKKISQLDEKRIDIINPGMVLVKYLVKKFNLENIKISEAALRDGMILNFIKQERPKLDMVANFPEPRKRSIYELLRKCNWMEAHSKHVAKMALQLFDCFRQELELEERDRELLEYACLLHDIGYYISYRKHHKHALYLIIHSDLKGFTEDEINIMANVARYHRRSFPKKKHFLYKKLEKPLRKKVKKLSALLRVADGLDRSHYQNVEKLEVENATEKVNFYITTMGDPELEIWGAERKSKLFQKVTGKKLEIYAVNKNEPERIQNLTGGNN; encoded by the coding sequence ATGAACCACTCATCTCCTACAAAACGAATCGCAGCCATAGATCTTGGAACAAATTCCTTCCATGCGGTTATTGTAGATATCTATCCCGATGGCAGCTTTAGAACCATTGATAAATTAAAGGAAATGGTGATCCTTGCTGAAAAAGGAATGGATAAACATTTGAGTGAAGACGCTATGCAACGAGGTCTGGATGCACTAAAACGCATCAAAGTTCTTTGCGATAGTCAGCAAGTTGAAGAAATCCTGGCTTTTGCGACCAGTGCCATCAGGGAAGCTAAAAATGGGGGTGATCTTATTCAAAGAATCCAGGAGGAAATTGGCATTAAGGCCAGGGCGATTCCAGGTACTAAAGAAGCTGAATTGATAGGTTACGCCATTAGACACAGTATTGCTTTGAATGAAGAAATGGTGCTTATGGTGGATATAGGGGGAGGAAGCGTTGAATTTATCATAGGCAACAATGAAGAATTTCTTTATCACAAGAGTTTAAAATTAGGAGTGGCCAGGATGGCTGCAAGATTTGTGAAGACAGATCCAATCTCAAAAGAAGAGATCAAAATTTTACGAAAACACTATAAAAAAGAGCTGAATGAAATTGGAAAGCTTCTAAAAGAATATAATGTAAAAACCATGATAGGTTCTTCGGGAACTATGGAAAACATTGGGGCGATGGTAGCCAAAAGAAATTCGCATACTGCCAATATGAGCCTTAATGAACTAATTTTTGAAACTTCAGAATTTAAATCTCTCTATAAAGATTTTATCATTCTGGACAGGAAAGAGCGAAAAAAGATAAGTCAGCTGGATGAAAAGCGAATAGATATCATTAATCCCGGGATGGTACTGGTGAAATACCTGGTGAAAAAATTCAATCTAGAAAACATCAAGATATCTGAAGCGGCTTTAAGGGACGGGATGATTCTAAACTTTATTAAACAGGAACGGCCAAAGCTGGATATGGTCGCAAATTTTCCCGAACCCAGAAAACGAAGTATTTACGAATTACTTCGTAAATGCAATTGGATGGAAGCTCATTCTAAGCACGTTGCCAAAATGGCTCTCCAGCTTTTTGATTGTTTCCGGCAAGAACTGGAACTTGAAGAAAGAGACAGAGAGTTGCTTGAATATGCCTGTCTTCTGCATGATATTGGCTATTACATCTCGTATAGGAAACATCATAAACATGCACTTTATCTTATTATACATTCAGATTTAAAAGGCTTCACTGAAGATGAGATCAATATCATGGCCAATGTGGCGAGATACCATCGAAGATCTTTTCCGAAGAAAAAACATTTTCTTTATAAAAAGCTGGAAAAACCACTTCGCAAAAAAGTAAAAAAACTTTCAGCACTTTTAAGGGTGGCTGATGGTCTTGATCGTAGTCACTATCAAAATGTGGAAAAACTAGAGGTAGAAAACGCAACCGAAAAGGTGAATTTCTATATCACCACCATGGGCGATCCTGAACTGGAAATATGGGGTGCCGAAAGAAAGTCTAAACTATTTCAAAAAGTGACCGGTAAAAAACTGGAAATATACGCTGTGAATAAAAATGAACCTGAGCGCATCCAGAATCTTACCGGTGGTAATAATTAA
- a CDS encoding ribose-phosphate pyrophosphokinase: MPATEAKIFNCTQSRELAEKIAKRYGSKLGNVITSTYSDGEFQPSFEESVRGSRVFIIGSTHPGSDHLMEMLLMLDAAKRASARHITAVMPYFGWARQDRKDKPRVPIAAKMIASILETAGATRIITMDLHADQIQGFFEKPVDHLYASTVFLPYLKKLGLDNLTIASPDMGGSKRAYAYSKALESDVVICYKQRAKANVISHMELIGDVTGKNVVLVDDMVDTAGTLTKAADLMIERGAKSVRAICTHPVLSGEAYDRIEKSKLQELIVTDSIPLRQECKKIKVVSCAELFADVMRSVQDNESISSKFIM; encoded by the coding sequence ATGCCTGCAACAGAAGCTAAGATCTTTAACTGTACCCAAAGTCGTGAACTTGCCGAGAAGATCGCCAAACGCTATGGTTCTAAACTGGGAAATGTAATCACCTCTACTTATAGTGATGGTGAATTTCAGCCTTCTTTCGAAGAATCGGTAAGAGGTTCGCGAGTATTTATCATAGGGTCTACGCATCCTGGCAGCGATCACTTAATGGAAATGTTATTGATGCTGGATGCTGCAAAGCGAGCTTCTGCAAGACATATAACGGCTGTAATGCCGTATTTTGGTTGGGCAAGGCAGGATAGAAAAGATAAACCTCGTGTACCTATCGCAGCCAAAATGATCGCAAGTATTCTGGAAACAGCAGGTGCTACAAGAATTATTACGATGGATCTTCACGCAGATCAGATCCAGGGATTTTTTGAAAAGCCTGTAGATCATCTCTATGCAAGTACTGTTTTTCTTCCATATCTTAAAAAACTTGGACTTGATAATTTAACGATTGCTTCCCCGGATATGGGCGGATCCAAGAGGGCTTATGCTTATTCTAAAGCGCTTGAAAGTGATGTTGTGATCTGTTACAAACAAAGAGCAAAGGCGAATGTGATCTCCCATATGGAGCTGATTGGTGATGTTACCGGGAAGAATGTGGTTTTAGTAGACGATATGGTGGATACTGCCGGAACTTTAACCAAAGCTGCAGACCTTATGATAGAACGGGGCGCGAAAAGCGTTCGTGCTATTTGTACACATCCCGTACTTTCTGGAGAAGCTTATGATCGTATTGAAAAATCAAAACTTCAGGAATTGATCGTTACAGATTCTATTCCGTTGCGCCAGGAATGCAAAAAGATTAAAGTGGTAAGCTGTGCTGAACTTTTCGCAGATGTGATGAGGAGTGTACAGGATAATGAGTCTATCAGCTCTAAGTTTATTATGTAA
- a CDS encoding bifunctional riboflavin kinase/FAD synthetase, translated as MKEHKGANSFISERQTVVTIGTFDGVHAGHRKIIERLVNSANANSLDSVVLTFFPHPRMVLQKESGIQLINTIEERKKLLQQTGIDHLVVHPFTHQFSRLTALEFVRDILVNKLKAKKIIIGYDHRFGRNRTADINDLKQFGRDFGFEVEEISQQDVEQVAVSSTKIRNALLEGRVERANMYLQHPFTLNGTIVKGRGIGKDLGFPTANLEIAEDYKLIPKNGVYVVQTRIDGVDVRGMMNIGTNPTVGGKEKTIESYFFDLDQDLYGKEIELELLVRIRDEKKFSSVDDLKIAMRQDQAFSKQYLKDNHA; from the coding sequence TTGAAAGAGCATAAAGGAGCAAACTCATTTATAAGTGAACGTCAAACGGTGGTCACTATTGGTACTTTTGACGGGGTTCATGCAGGACATAGAAAAATTATTGAACGCCTTGTAAACTCTGCAAATGCAAACAGCCTGGATTCCGTAGTGCTTACTTTTTTTCCACATCCCAGAATGGTTTTGCAAAAGGAAAGTGGAATTCAGCTTATTAATACCATAGAGGAGCGTAAAAAGTTACTGCAGCAAACCGGGATAGATCATTTAGTGGTACATCCTTTTACGCATCAATTTTCAAGACTTACAGCGCTGGAATTTGTTCGGGATATTCTGGTGAATAAATTAAAGGCAAAAAAGATCATTATTGGCTATGACCATCGTTTTGGTCGTAACCGCACTGCAGACATTAATGATTTAAAACAATTTGGGCGAGATTTTGGCTTTGAAGTAGAAGAGATCTCACAGCAGGATGTAGAACAGGTTGCGGTAAGCTCTACCAAAATAAGGAATGCATTATTAGAGGGGCGTGTAGAAAGAGCCAATATGTACCTTCAGCATCCTTTTACTTTAAATGGAACTATTGTTAAAGGCCGTGGTATAGGCAAGGATCTTGGTTTCCCAACAGCCAATCTTGAAATTGCTGAAGATTACAAACTCATTCCAAAAAATGGTGTTTATGTGGTACAAACCAGAATTGATGGAGTGGACGTAAGGGGAATGATGAACATTGGCACCAACCCAACCGTGGGTGGAAAAGAGAAAACCATAGAGTCTTATTTTTTTGATCTCGATCAAGATTTGTATGGTAAAGAGATTGAACTGGAATTACTTGTTAGAATTCGTGATGAAAAGAAATTCTCTTCGGTAGACGATCTTAAGATCGCAATGAGACAGGACCAGGCATTTTCTAAACAATATTTAAAAGATAACCATGCTTAA